Genomic window (Streptomyces sp. TG1A-60):
CCGGCGGTGCGGGCCGCCGAGCCCCAGGCGCTGCTCGTCGCGGGTCACCCGGTGACGGTGTGGCACCGCCTGCCCGATCCCGTACGCCCCGCCGGGCCCCGCGACCTGGCCGAACTCCTTCGACTGGTCCATGCCCTCCCCACCCCTGCCTTCGCACTGCCCCGCCGGGAACTGCTGGACGGTGTGGAGCGCTGGCTGCGCCTGGCCGGCGGCGCGATCGACCCGGCGGACGCGGCCTACCTCCGCGAACGCCGCGACGGCTTCGCGGCGGCCTCGTCCGCCCTCACCCCGCACCTGGCACCCGGCCCGGTCCACGGCGACGCGCTCCCCCGTAACGTCCACCTCGGCCCGGACGGCCCCGTCCTGGTCGACCTGGAGACCTTCTCCGGCGACCTCCGCGAACACGACCTCGTCGTCATGGCCCTCTCCCACGACCGCTACGGCCTGCCGAGCGAGGACTACGGCGCCTTCACGGCGACCTACGGCTGGGACGTACGCGAGTGGCCGGGCTGCTCCGTCCTGCGCGGCGCCCGGGAGACGGCCAGCTGCGCCTGGGTAGCCCAGCACGCGCCGAACAACCCGGCGGCACGGACGGAGTTCGAACGCCGCGTCGCCTCGCTGCGGGACGGCGACGGGACGGTCCGGTGGTATCCGTTCTGAGCGGGGACGTCAGGTCAGGGTGAGGAGCACTTCGTCGATCTCGCCGGCGCGGGCTCGGGCGAAGCATCGGCCGTGGCCGGTGACGACGAAGCCGCACTTCTCCAGCACGCGGACCGAGCCCGCGTTGTCGGCCGCCGCGTGGGCGTGCAGCGGCCGGGTACCGACGAGCCCTATCAGAGCACGGAGCGCCGCGGTGGCTGTGCCGCGGCCCCAGTACTCCCGGTCG
Coding sequences:
- a CDS encoding aminoglycoside phosphotransferase family protein, whose protein sequence is MDEAGARDVVVAAGVLPGAAGEARLLALGENAVFAAGDLVVKVGRDAGLLDRARRELRVAAWLAEAGVPAVRAAEPQALLVAGHPVTVWHRLPDPVRPAGPRDLAELLRLVHALPTPAFALPRRELLDGVERWLRLAGGAIDPADAAYLRERRDGFAAASSALTPHLAPGPVHGDALPRNVHLGPDGPVLVDLETFSGDLREHDLVVMALSHDRYGLPSEDYGAFTATYGWDVREWPGCSVLRGARETASCAWVAQHAPNNPAARTEFERRVASLRDGDGTVRWYPF